The following proteins are encoded in a genomic region of Mycoplasmopsis columbinasalis:
- the deoD gene encoding purine-nucleoside phosphorylase, whose protein sequence is MTPHIHAKKGEIAKLVIMPGDPLRAKFIAETFLDPGFKLVNEVRNMFMFTGTYKGKPVTIAGSGMGCPSMGIYSYELFKFYDVEKIVRIGTTGAYLPEIKLYETMLVTEAYSDQSYYRQAVLGDSNQVAMPSVELNKQIENVAHKLNIPVLKGRIHSSDVFYSKIPLAQRIEESKAIAVEMESYALFTNAEALGKKAACLLTISDNIVTHEETSPAQRQTAFTNMMKIALGLALED, encoded by the coding sequence ATGACCCCTCACATTCATGCAAAGAAAGGGGAAATCGCCAAGTTGGTAATTATGCCCGGCGACCCTCTTAGAGCAAAATTTATTGCAGAAACCTTTTTAGACCCTGGTTTTAAATTAGTGAACGAAGTAAGAAATATGTTTATGTTCACCGGAACATACAAAGGTAAACCAGTAACAATTGCTGGCTCGGGAATGGGTTGCCCATCAATGGGAATTTATAGTTACGAACTATTTAAATTTTACGACGTTGAAAAAATTGTAAGAATCGGTACCACTGGTGCATACTTACCTGAAATTAAACTTTATGAAACAATGTTAGTTACCGAAGCCTACTCTGACCAATCATACTATCGCCAAGCTGTTTTGGGTGACTCGAATCAAGTGGCAATGCCAAGTGTTGAACTTAACAAACAAATTGAAAATGTAGCTCACAAATTAAACATTCCTGTGCTTAAAGGCAGAATTCACTCATCAGATGTGTTCTATTCTAAAATTCCACTTGCACAAAGAATTGAAGAATCAAAGGCAATTGCTGTGGAAATGGAATCATACGCACTATTTACAAACGCTGAAGCACTTGGCAAAAAAGCTGCGTGTTTATTAACAATTAGCGATAACATTGTAACTCACGAAGAAACTTCGCCAGCACAACGGCAAACAGCCTTTACAAATATGATGAAAATTGCTCTTGGTTTAGCACTTGAGGACTAG